In Balneola sp., one genomic interval encodes:
- the mrdA gene encoding penicillin-binding protein 2, whose protein sequence is MLGLTFIVLGRVFYLQIVEYDVYATLGQENSVRQEYIDPARGLIYDRNRKLIVDNEPIFSITITPSLFNKEKIPLLANLLNVSDSLLTTKVQEAQQYSWHRTSRLVTEIDFPTFSAIQENLWQLPGIGHQIESKRHYPTEMRASHLFGYLREADENEYNRSETLRLGDKIGKSGLEMIYDDTLRGELGVRYLRVNAFGQALGDFEDSELSRSPIQGSDLITTIDTDLQILAEELMEGKRGAAVAMDPRTGAILAMVSSPGYDLSKLAGRLDQDYWQAINADSTTPLYNRAISGRQPPGSTIKPAMALIGQDLEFIDEDTKVYNSGAYVRGRPYRDTAPIGEYDLEKAIALSSNTYFFSLMDRMASNGYLNTWSEKLKDFGLGVPTQIDLPFATVGIVPDSAYLDRAFGENRWGLGDVLSMGIGQGLLSVSPLQVAQMTSVVANGGYRVQPHIVASVRSPQGFINEREPVINKVNWINEESLQNVRAAMRKVVDEGSSRYYTNNPEVPTAGKTGTAQNPHGRDHGWFTSFAPFDDPQIVVSVLIENGGYGSISAAPVAAVLIDKYINGEITRNYVYNYVLNFESRPTDSELIDE, encoded by the coding sequence ATACTTGGGCTCACTTTTATTGTATTGGGACGAGTTTTTTACCTTCAGATTGTTGAGTATGACGTTTATGCTACTCTTGGGCAGGAAAACTCAGTGAGACAAGAATATATAGATCCTGCTCGTGGACTTATCTATGATCGCAACAGGAAGCTGATTGTCGATAATGAACCTATTTTCTCAATCACAATTACTCCTTCTCTTTTTAATAAGGAGAAAATTCCCCTTTTAGCCAATTTGCTGAATGTATCTGATTCTTTACTGACAACGAAAGTTCAGGAGGCTCAGCAATACTCCTGGCATCGAACGTCTAGACTCGTTACTGAAATCGACTTCCCTACTTTTTCAGCGATTCAAGAAAATCTATGGCAGCTGCCCGGAATTGGCCATCAGATAGAGAGTAAACGTCACTATCCCACGGAAATGAGAGCTTCTCATTTATTTGGCTATCTACGTGAAGCCGACGAAAATGAATATAATCGCTCGGAGACCTTGAGACTGGGAGACAAAATCGGTAAAAGTGGCCTGGAGATGATTTATGATGACACTTTACGCGGTGAATTAGGAGTCCGTTATTTAAGAGTAAATGCTTTTGGCCAGGCCTTGGGAGATTTTGAGGATAGTGAATTATCTCGTTCCCCTATTCAAGGCAGTGACCTCATCACAACCATAGATACTGACCTTCAAATTCTTGCTGAAGAGTTAATGGAAGGCAAAAGAGGTGCGGCAGTAGCCATGGATCCAAGAACTGGCGCTATCTTGGCAATGGTTAGTTCTCCCGGGTATGATTTGAGTAAGCTTGCAGGAAGACTTGATCAGGATTACTGGCAAGCCATTAACGCTGATTCAACCACCCCATTGTATAACAGAGCTATTTCAGGGCGTCAGCCACCCGGATCTACCATTAAACCCGCTATGGCATTAATTGGTCAGGATTTGGAATTTATCGATGAAGACACCAAAGTTTATAACAGCGGTGCATACGTTAGAGGAAGACCATACAGAGATACGGCACCTATTGGTGAATATGATCTTGAAAAAGCTATTGCCCTATCAAGTAATACTTACTTTTTCTCTCTTATGGATCGAATGGCATCGAACGGATATTTAAATACCTGGAGTGAAAAGTTAAAGGATTTTGGGCTTGGTGTACCAACTCAAATCGACCTCCCTTTTGCCACCGTTGGCATTGTACCAGACAGTGCATATTTAGATAGAGCTTTTGGTGAAAACAGATGGGGATTAGGGGATGTTCTCAGTATGGGAATTGGTCAGGGGCTTCTTTCTGTATCTCCACTGCAGGTCGCCCAAATGACGAGTGTGGTGGCAAATGGTGGATACAGAGTTCAACCTCATATTGTAGCATCAGTTCGAAGTCCGCAGGGGTTTATAAATGAGCGCGAACCTGTTATAAACAAGGTAAATTGGATTAATGAAGAAAGCCTTCAGAATGTGCGAGCCGCAATGCGTAAAGTGGTTGATGAGGGAAGCAGCCGTTATTACACGAATAATCCTGAAGTGCCTACAGCCGGTAAAACCGGAACTGCTCAAAATCCCCACGGCAGGGATCATGGCTGGTTCACCTCTTTTGCGCCGTTTGATGATCCACAAATCGTCGTAAGTGTTCTAATCGAAAATGGCGGGTATGGTTCTATTTCTGCTGCTCCAGTAGCTGCAGTATTGATAGATAAATACATCAATGGGGAAATCACACGAAACTATGTGTACAACTATGTCCTCAATTTTGAATCCAGACCTACTGACTCGGAGCTGATAGATGAATAA
- a CDS encoding rod shape-determining protein RodA — translation MNNIREFSWSVVFVWITLSTIGIIAIYSATQGPVSEFLPEYIQNNFFKQVIFVSLSFFILAGIQLISPRNFIQLSYALYALGLVLMILTLFFGTEVNGAKSWLRFGPFNLQTSELMKIATILATANYLTSRRDITAENVRYALTSVVIILIPTVLVFLQNDLGTALIFLTLIPVMLFWSGLPYGVSLFIISPAIIAYLAVIEWYYGVIAAVILTAIIFFIQRRVWLSITSLVTGLLTTSGVHLALTQLLQPHQIARIAAFTNPAYDPTGAGWNVIQAKTAIGSGGLTGKGFLEGTQTQLKFLPEQWTDFIFCVIGEEFGFVGAFIVIGAFLFLFIRLLNMAGSHKHPFAQLVTVSVTSVFFVHFFINVGSASALLPVIGLPLPFVSYGGSAFITNTIMLAICLNMDFYKREFSIYR, via the coding sequence ATGAATAACATCAGAGAATTTAGTTGGTCTGTAGTTTTTGTCTGGATTACCCTGTCTACGATTGGGATTATCGCCATTTATAGCGCAACTCAGGGGCCTGTATCAGAATTTTTACCGGAATACATACAGAATAATTTTTTCAAGCAGGTTATCTTTGTTTCTCTTTCTTTTTTCATACTTGCTGGAATTCAACTTATCTCGCCTCGAAACTTCATCCAGCTCTCCTATGCTTTATACGCTTTAGGATTAGTCCTGATGATTCTTACTCTATTCTTTGGAACAGAAGTGAATGGCGCCAAAAGCTGGTTAAGATTTGGACCATTCAATTTACAAACGAGTGAGTTGATGAAAATAGCTACGATATTAGCTACAGCTAACTATTTAACAAGCCGAAGAGATATTACTGCGGAAAATGTTAGGTACGCACTTACTTCTGTAGTAATTATTTTGATACCAACAGTCCTCGTTTTTTTGCAAAACGACCTTGGAACAGCATTGATCTTCTTAACCCTGATTCCCGTAATGCTATTTTGGTCAGGACTACCCTACGGTGTTTCTCTCTTCATTATCTCGCCGGCAATAATTGCTTACCTGGCCGTAATAGAATGGTATTATGGAGTGATAGCGGCCGTGATCCTGACTGCAATTATATTCTTTATTCAGCGCCGAGTTTGGTTATCAATTACTTCCTTAGTTACAGGGCTACTGACTACGTCGGGTGTACATCTGGCACTAACACAATTACTTCAACCTCACCAAATAGCCAGGATCGCTGCTTTCACAAACCCAGCTTATGACCCTACCGGTGCCGGATGGAATGTCATTCAGGCTAAAACTGCTATTGGCTCAGGCGGGCTTACCGGAAAAGGATTTTTAGAAGGAACTCAAACACAGTTAAAATTCCTTCCCGAACAATGGACCGATTTCATCTTTTGCGTAATTGGGGAAGAATTTGGCTTTGTAGGAGCTTTTATAGTGATCGGTGCATTCTTATTTCTCTTTATAAGGCTCCTAAATATGGCGGGCAGCCACAAGCACCCTTTCGCTCAGTTAGTTACTGTAAGCGTAACCTCTGTCTTCTTTGTGCACTTCTTTATTAATGTTGGAAGCGCCTCAGCCCTTCTCCCTGTAATTGGACTACCTCTTCCTTTTGTAAGCTATGGAGGGTCTGCCTTTATCACTAACACAATCATGTTAGCCATCTGTTTAAATATGGACTTCTATAAGCGGGAATTCAGCATCTACCGATAG
- a CDS encoding di-trans,poly-cis-decaprenylcistransferase, with protein sequence MKELTLTNTVQTEEDKENQETLQNSGEIPLHIAIIMDGNGRWAKSKGSIRLHGHKVGVDSVRDITESCAQLGVKYLTLYAFSTENWGRPSAEVQGLMRLLVSSLRKEAENLNKNDIRLATIGQMDRFPKACKNELQEAIELTKDNNRLELCLALSYSGRWDITEGVKKIARHVKEGRLDPELINDQMISDHLSTADVPDPDLIIRTSGEYRISNFLLWQLAYSELYITKTYWPDFRRDELYEAIRSYQQRDRRFGKIPSSKDENSLSSRLVNKKS encoded by the coding sequence TTGAAAGAGCTTACTTTAACAAACACCGTACAAACCGAAGAAGACAAGGAGAATCAGGAAACCCTGCAAAATTCCGGGGAAATCCCTCTTCATATAGCCATTATTATGGACGGCAATGGTCGCTGGGCCAAAAGCAAAGGCAGTATTCGTCTTCATGGGCATAAAGTAGGTGTTGATTCAGTTCGTGATATCACGGAATCTTGTGCTCAGCTTGGTGTGAAGTATCTAACTTTGTATGCGTTTTCAACTGAAAACTGGGGACGTCCATCTGCGGAAGTGCAAGGATTGATGAGATTGCTGGTTTCTTCCCTCCGAAAAGAAGCAGAGAATTTAAATAAGAATGATATTCGTCTTGCTACAATAGGACAGATGGATCGTTTTCCTAAAGCTTGCAAAAACGAACTTCAGGAAGCCATAGAGCTCACCAAAGATAACAATAGACTTGAACTCTGCCTGGCATTAAGCTATTCAGGGCGATGGGATATTACAGAAGGTGTAAAGAAGATTGCCCGACATGTTAAAGAAGGCCGCCTGGACCCAGAGCTAATCAACGACCAAATGATTAGCGATCATTTATCCACGGCAGATGTACCTGATCCTGATTTGATTATCCGAACAAGTGGTGAATATAGAATCAGTAATTTCTTGCTATGGCAGTTAGCATACTCAGAACTTTACATTACAAAAACATACTGGCCAGACTTCAGAAGAGATGAACTATACGAAGCAATTCGTTCTTACCAGCAAAGAGACCGTAGATTTGGAAAAATTCCATCTTCTAAAGACGAAAACTCTCTTTCATCTCGTTTAGTAAACAAAAAATCATAA
- a CDS encoding ribonuclease HII, which translates to MIDRLKFERQLWSEGYSRVMGLDEVGRGCLAGPVVAAGVVFKPETDIPEIRDSKTISESERVELSKRIKEEALSWSIQEGSITEINELNILWASLHTMQKCVDSVKMTPDYLLVDGNRYISSLIPYTCLVKGDDRSMSIAAASILAKVYRDDLMKELHEKFPEYGWASNVGYPTKVHKQGLKDFGYTKYHRTSFKLGTDRLRSK; encoded by the coding sequence ATTATCGACAGGCTTAAGTTTGAACGACAATTATGGAGTGAAGGCTATTCCCGCGTAATGGGTTTGGATGAAGTAGGCCGTGGCTGTCTTGCCGGGCCGGTTGTAGCAGCGGGGGTTGTCTTTAAACCCGAGACGGATATTCCGGAAATAAGGGATAGCAAAACAATTAGTGAAAGTGAGAGGGTTGAATTAAGCAAACGTATTAAGGAAGAAGCGCTGAGTTGGTCGATACAAGAGGGAAGTATTACCGAAATTAACGAGCTTAATATTTTATGGGCCTCGCTTCACACAATGCAAAAATGTGTAGATTCGGTTAAAATGACTCCGGATTATTTATTGGTTGACGGAAATCGATACATCAGTTCTTTAATCCCTTATACCTGTCTTGTTAAGGGGGATGACCGGTCGATGAGTATCGCGGCAGCATCGATCTTGGCTAAGGTATACAGGGATGATTTGATGAAAGAGCTCCACGAAAAGTTTCCTGAGTATGGTTGGGCTAGCAATGTTGGTTATCCAACCAAAGTGCATAAACAAGGATTGAAGGATTTTGGGTACACTAAGTATCACAGAACTTCTTTTAAACTAGGCACGGATAGATTGCGGAGTAAGTAA
- the bamA gene encoding outer membrane protein assembly factor BamA: MLLLKRLLFATLLTFGFTSHLLQAQDINLTDPTELTPAEYIIKQVTVEGNKNTRPQFIKNASTLVEGTSIVYPGDKLNRSISRLYRSGLFSDIKIYVTERTATEISFQIEVEEQARILEFKLKGIKRSERRDLEDLLVLTPGTVITEAAVGQARNTIKRFYREKGYWYTEIETETKEVEGVEDRVRLIFNIKPGKRLEVKDLAFKGNDAFSERTLRRKMKPLKEDAWWKIFGKKVYKKEEFEEGLESMLTFYRENGFTDVRVTSDTVYSYTHDGLFKDKEALKVVLTIAEGPKYKVRNITWEGNTVYTDERLTEALEFNKGDVFNETKFDQNVNINKNNTDINSLYQNIGYLFFQAVPTITKVGEDSLDIHFDIYEDEIATIQNVGFSGNTRTHDDVVRRTLRTTPGNRYSRDAIIRTIRELGTLGYFDPQNIEPDVLPNREDKTVDVNYRLDDTQSTSNFEFSGGYGGPSIGVILSARVNFNNFSLKRAFEKGGWTPIPSGDGQNLSLGVQVTGTGYQSYSFGFQEPWFRGKPTSVGFNLSYNLLNYRNSTERNELFSSSVSIGKRLKWPDDYFSTRSIIGYQLYNIEGNSSFLADGTSSLLTFEQVLERNSLVNPISPITGSKFTLSFEAAPPLPGFSEYYKLRTEYQHHVPLVDKLVLTSMVNYGYIGYFTKDKRSQLNKFLVGGTQLQQRQSFLYDNIDLRGYPGGTSQSIAPIVDGQKVGGTMFSKYSLELRYPAVSNDQLQVIPYTFTDAGNSYLDFSDFDPFRVKRSAGFGVRLYLPVLGLIDLSYGYRFDGVDIPRNTSGVQPGNWEFLFNIGAPF, translated from the coding sequence TTGTTACTTTTGAAAAGATTACTTTTTGCAACCTTATTGACGTTCGGCTTTACCTCCCACCTTTTACAGGCTCAAGATATTAACTTAACTGATCCTACTGAACTAACCCCTGCAGAGTATATAATTAAGCAGGTTACGGTTGAAGGGAATAAGAATACACGTCCACAATTTATTAAGAACGCAAGTACACTTGTTGAGGGTACTTCAATTGTATACCCCGGTGACAAGCTGAATCGTTCTATAAGCAGATTATACCGCTCAGGTTTATTTTCTGATATAAAGATATACGTAACAGAGCGCACAGCTACAGAAATTAGTTTTCAGATTGAAGTTGAAGAACAGGCTCGGATCCTTGAGTTCAAGTTAAAAGGAATTAAGCGATCTGAACGCAGAGACTTAGAAGATCTGCTGGTACTTACTCCGGGTACCGTAATCACCGAGGCAGCCGTTGGTCAGGCTAGAAATACCATCAAGCGTTTTTACAGAGAGAAAGGTTATTGGTACACAGAAATTGAGACAGAGACGAAAGAAGTAGAAGGGGTTGAAGATAGAGTTCGTCTTATTTTCAACATTAAACCAGGCAAAAGGCTGGAAGTCAAGGACCTCGCTTTTAAAGGAAATGATGCCTTCTCAGAACGGACACTTCGCCGAAAAATGAAACCGTTGAAAGAAGACGCATGGTGGAAGATTTTCGGAAAAAAGGTATACAAGAAAGAAGAGTTTGAAGAAGGGCTTGAAAGCATGCTCACCTTCTACAGAGAAAATGGTTTTACAGACGTACGCGTGACAAGTGATACCGTTTATAGCTACACTCATGATGGTCTGTTTAAAGATAAAGAAGCCCTAAAGGTTGTTTTGACCATCGCAGAGGGACCAAAGTATAAAGTCCGAAATATCACATGGGAAGGAAATACGGTTTACACGGATGAACGACTCACTGAAGCCCTTGAATTCAATAAAGGTGATGTGTTTAATGAAACTAAGTTCGACCAGAACGTTAATATCAATAAGAATAACACGGATATTAACAGCCTCTATCAGAATATTGGGTATTTGTTTTTCCAAGCTGTCCCAACCATCACGAAAGTAGGGGAAGACTCCCTCGACATCCATTTTGATATTTATGAAGATGAAATAGCTACGATTCAAAATGTTGGGTTTTCAGGTAATACCCGTACTCATGATGATGTGGTTCGCCGTACTCTTCGAACAACTCCCGGAAACCGGTATAGCAGAGATGCAATCATTAGAACAATTCGTGAACTAGGTACGCTTGGGTATTTTGATCCACAGAATATTGAACCTGACGTATTGCCGAACCGCGAAGATAAAACCGTTGACGTCAACTATCGCTTAGATGATACTCAAAGTACCAGTAACTTTGAATTTTCCGGTGGTTATGGTGGACCAAGTATCGGAGTGATTCTTTCAGCCCGAGTTAATTTCAATAACTTTTCTCTTAAAAGAGCATTTGAAAAAGGAGGGTGGACTCCAATCCCATCGGGTGACGGTCAAAACCTTTCATTAGGCGTACAGGTTACAGGAACCGGTTATCAAAGCTATAGTTTTGGATTTCAGGAGCCTTGGTTCAGAGGAAAACCTACCTCAGTAGGTTTCAATCTTTCTTACAATTTGCTGAACTACAGAAATTCTACGGAAAGAAATGAATTGTTTTCCAGTTCTGTTTCGATCGGTAAGCGCTTGAAATGGCCAGATGATTACTTCTCAACACGCTCGATAATTGGTTATCAGCTGTATAACATCGAAGGAAACTCATCTTTCCTAGCTGATGGTACTTCTAGTCTACTGACTTTTGAGCAGGTATTGGAGCGTAATTCTTTGGTAAACCCAATTTCGCCGATTACAGGTTCTAAGTTTACTCTTTCTTTTGAAGCAGCACCGCCACTACCCGGATTTTCAGAGTATTATAAACTGAGAACAGAGTATCAGCATCATGTGCCGCTTGTTGACAAGCTAGTACTGACCAGTATGGTTAACTATGGATACATTGGCTACTTCACTAAAGACAAAAGAAGTCAGCTTAATAAATTCCTGGTTGGTGGTACTCAGCTTCAGCAACGTCAAAGCTTCTTATACGATAATATTGATTTGAGAGGTTATCCAGGTGGAACCAGTCAAAGTATTGCACCGATTGTAGATGGACAGAAAGTAGGTGGTACCATGTTCAGTAAGTACTCCTTAGAGCTTAGATACCCTGCTGTTTCAAACGATCAGCTTCAGGTAATACCTTATACTTTTACTGATGCAGGTAATTCGTATCTTGACTTCAGTGATTTTGATCCCTTCCGAGTTAAGAGATCTGCCGGTTTCGGAGTGCGTTTATATCTTCCGGTTCTCGGGTTAATTGATCTTAGTTACGGTTACAGGTTTGATGGAGTTGATATTCCAAGAAATACCAGTGGCGTACAACCGGGTAATTGGGAGTTCTTGTTTAACATTGGAGCACCATTCTAA